The genomic region GATATATTTCCTGTGTGTCGAAAGCTCAATCACGCTCTTCTTGACAGCGGTTGTCCCAAACCGAATGCATCCGTAAATTGAATGGCAGATAACGGTTTGGAAAAAAAGTATCCTTGCCCTTCCGAGCAGCCCATCTCGAACAGGGCCGTTTGTTGTGCTGCGGTTTCAATCCCTTCTGCAATGGTGTCCAGGGAGAACGCCCTGGCCATGTCGATGACGGCATTGATGACGGCCCGGTCCTGCGGTGAATCGAGTATGCCTTGCACAAACGACCGGTCTATCTTGATGCGGCTCAAGGGGTAATGTTTGAGCAAGCTTAGCGATGCGTAGCCTGTACCAAAATCATCGAAGGCGACACCAACGCCAGCTTCACGCAAGCTTCGTAGTGATTCGAGGGCAATTTCATCCTGTTCGAGGACAATATTTTCCGTGATTTCCAGCTCGAGCGCCGAGGGTGGCAGTCCATGGCGCTCAAGAGTCGAGATGACGGTTGCGGCAAGGTCATCAACCCGGAACTGTGCCCCAAACAGGTTGACTCCCATGCGGAAGTCCGTCATGCCTTGTCGCCTCCAGTGCGCGGCTTGGGCGCAAGCTTCATCCAGTACCCAGTTTCCTATTGTTGCAGCCAGGGGGCCATTTTCCAATGCAGGCAGGAAAGCCGCGGGCGACAGCAGGCCGCGTTCAGGATGTCGCCAGCGGATCAGCGCTTCTGCGCCAACCAGTGCGCCGTCGGATAGCCTGATTTGCGGTTGATAGAAGAGGACAAATTCGCCATTGTGGACTGCCCGGTGCAGCTCCAGGCCGTAAAGATGGCGCGCTACTGCTTCCATTCTCAGCGCAGGTGTGAATACGTGGGATTGCGCGCCGCCCAGCCGCTTGGCATGAAACAACGCCAAATCTGCATTGCCGATCAATGTCAGCGCTTCCTGGGCATGCTGGGGCGAAATTGCTACGCCACAGCTTGCCGTGATGCGAATTTCGTGATGGTCGATCAAAATGGCGTGGGCCAATCCTTTAACCAAGGATTGCGCTATTGACTGCGCTTTCTCGGGCTGATCGATCTGGTGTAGCACGACGGCGAACTCATCGCCGCCAATCCGGGCTGCCAACCCGGAAGCCCCGATTCCATCCTCGAGCCTGCGGCCTATTTCACAGAGAATGCTGTCCCCGACTGCGTGTCCCAATGTGTCATTCACATCCTTGAATCCGTCGAGATCAAGCATCAAGACGGCCATGGGCTCGGCTGAGACCAAGGCGCGTTCGACCTCGCGATAAAAACGGCCCCGATTGGCCATGCCGGTCAGCAGGTCGGTGGTGGCGAGGCGGTGCAGCTCTTTTTCTTCACGTTTTTTTGCGGTGATGTCTTGCAGGTGAGCATTGAAAATGAGCTGACCATGCTCATGCCAGCAAAACAGGGAAAGTCCCAGCTCAAACTCGCTCCCGTCCTTGCGGATGCCGTATGCAGCTTCCGGCATGCATATGCCGTCGAAAGTACCGGCTTCCACTGCCTGTTCGACCAACCGGTGAAATGTCGGTCGTTCCCGCTCCGGGATCAATTGGTCGACCAGCAGGCCTTCGCCTTCCTCTACTGCATAACCATGCAATGCGGCTGCAGCCTGGTTCCAGGAGACAATCCTGCGATGGATGTCAAACCAGACCATAGCGGTAGGAGAGTTGCGCGCAACCTCTTCAAACGGCCGACGCGACTGCTCAGTTGAGATTTCCAGCCGGCGCAACTCGAGTCGGTCGACCGCCATCTTGGCAAGCTCCCGCAGGCGTTCGCAATCTTCCTCGGAAAACTCCCTGGGCTGACTGTCTATCACACACAATGCCCCTAGGGCATGACCATCAGGTGATATCAATGGAATGCCTGCATAGAAACTCAGATTGGCTGGCCCCATGACCAATGGGTTGTCGTGAAATCGCTCATCAAGATGGGAGTCGGGGACTACCATGACATTGGTCTGGTTGATGGCATGGGCGCAGAAAGACACGTCCCGCCGCATATCCACATCGCCGGCTCCTATGCTGGCGGCAAAAAACACGTGATCACTACCGATCATATTGATGGCTGCCACAGGCATGTCAAACATACGGGCGGCGATCTTCACGACCGGCTCAAGGGCAGGAAGCGGCCGGGTCGGATCTAGCCCATATGCGGCCAATGCCTGCAAGCGTTCAGTTTCGTCTGGAGGAATCGAAGGGCATTTCATCAGGAGTTTCCTATCAGCAGAATACAGTGTTGGGACTGTGGGTGACAGATTGAATTGTGAAGCGATATCCCATCATATTGAAACTTAACATAGGTTTGCATGCTGAGTGACTGACATCCTTGGATGCCATCCATCCGGCCCACAGTATGTCTCGACTGGCCTCGGCTGTACTTATGGTACGCAGCAGGCAAGGTAGGCGCTATGTGATTTCTCATTCGCAACGCCTATCCGGTCAAGGGGGAATGTCCTAAAGATCTTGCAATGACCGCTTCAAATAGCTCGAGTTCTCGATTTGGTCGATGGCGCGATGAAGCTCAAGCATTAGTGCCATTGCCTGATCTATAGTGAATGCATAGTGTGGGCCCGTGGCAGCGTTTTCTGGATGTTGTCCCAATGCGTTCAGATAAACCGGAGAAAACAGAATGAGCTTGTTTTCAGGGACAGGGGTAGTGGTGAATGTGACAATGGGAAATAAAGGCACTGGATTTTCCTGGGTCATACATTTTCCTTTTCGTATCCCGTTTGAGCTCAGGTTGAAGGTTCGAGCTGGTTATTGGGGAGAGGTTCCAGAATGCTTGGCCAGCAGAAAATACTGCTCGTGGGCAAACCATAGGAAAGCCATTCCCGGCTTGACTGCGCCGGGATATGGCCTTCAGCCGCTGTGCCGGTGCAGTTGCTTTCTCAGTGCGGCATGGATGGCGGCCACGGAGACAGGCTTGGATACGACATCATCGAAGCCGGCAGAATACAGTTTCTCGCAGTTTCCCTGGAGGTTGATGCCAGTCACGGCAATGAGCGGCGTTGTCACTGTCTTTTCATTTGCTCGCAACCTCCTTGCCAATTGGAAGCCATCCAGATCGGGCATGTCGATATCCGAGAGGATAAGGTCGTAACTATATTCGGCTGTATCGATCATCTCTAGACCGCTCTTCCCGCCTAGTGCCACGTCTACCTGATAACCCTCCAACGTGAGTAGATGCGATAGCAAGTCGGCAGAGTCCTGATTGTCCTCAATCAGCAGCAAGCGAACGGAGTGATTCAGTGTAGACGGATCTTGACTGGCCTCTGCGGGGACTGTACGGCTCAGCGGCAAAAAGACGCGAAAATTTGCGCCTGTGCCTTTGCCGCGGGAACAGGCTTCCACTTTGCCTTGATGCAACTCCACAATCTGCTTGACCAGGGCCAACCCGATGCCCAGGCCGCCCTTGATGCGCGACGAGGAGGAGTCTTCCTGCACGAACATGTCGAATACATGTGGCAAGACTTCGGCAGCAATGCCTTGTCCAGTATCCGACACTTCGAGTATCGCCCAGTCATCCCGCGATGATAGGGAAACATGGATGGCGCCGCCTGAAGGAGTGAATTTCAGTGCATTGGAAAGCAGGTTCCATATGACCTGTTCAATGCGTGCCGCATCGGCGTGGATGAGGAGGTTGGGCTGCAACGCATGGCTGAGCGCAATGCCATTGTGCTGCGCTTCGTCCTGGAAAGAGGTGATCAATCTCCTGACCAGGGGTTCAAAGTGCAGGCTATGACATTGCAGCGCGAGTTTGCCGGTATTGATGCGGGAAAGATCCAGCAGGTCATCAACCACGATTGCCAGATTTTTCACTGTCCGGCTCAAGGTTTCCGCCGTGCGTTGGATGATGGGCTGGGTTTGGGCCTCGGGGATACGTGCCAGCAATTCAGCGTTGAGCAGAATCAGGTTCAACGGGTTGCGCAGCTCGTGCGAAACCACGGCGAGAAAATCATCTTTTGCCTTGTTGGCCTTGAGCAGGGCCTGCTCAGCGGCGATGCGCGAGGAAATGTCCTTGAATAATACGCAGACGGTATGTTCTTCTGGATCGTCAATGCGAAATCCATAGACTTCATAAAAGCGCTTCAATGCTTCCGCCTTGTGCTCAAAACGCTCAGGTATACTAGTCCTGTCGATGCGGGCATAGGTATCAAACCAGAATTGCTCATGATGTGGTGCCAGCTCGCGCATGCCTTTCCCAATGACATTGGCGAGCCCGGTCTGGCTGGCAAAGGCAGCGTTGGCATGCAGGAAGATGTAGTCGATCGGCTTGCCGTCGCGATCATAGACCATCCGGATGATGCACATGCCCTGGTCTATGGAATCAAAAATTTGCTGCGAGCGCATCTCGGTAAGGCAAAGCGCATGTTCTGCACGTGCCCGCTCCACTGTTTCCCAGGTGCGCTCAGCGACCTTCTGCAGCAGAAGCGCATCCCGTCGGGACCAGCGCCGAGGCGTGGTGGCATTCACCGAGAGCACGGCCATGAGCGTGGACTGCTTGATCAATGGCACGGCAATATAGCTCTGAACACCCACCGAAGCATAAGCCTGCCGCTCTTCCGCGTTGAGCGATGCTTCCTGCTGGATATTCTGCATGATGAGTGTTTCGCCCATGTGCAGGCGGCCCATCAGATCTTTGCCAAATTGATCCAATTCGAACTTGCCATGGATTTCCGCAATGCCGGGGGTCTGGTATGACACATTGATCATTGCGTCGCCGACGGCGCTGATTTCGGAGTAAATGGCCCGCTCGGCCGACATCGCCTCACAAAGCATCTTGCAGACGCAGCGCTTGATTTCTTCAGTGTTGACGAGGGGGCGAATGGTGCTGCTGAGCTTAAGCAAGAACTGATACTCATCCTCTCCCATGGAACTGGGGGTGGCGTCATGCATGGTCGGCGCTTTCAAGGGCAAGCTTTCCTCTCTGCATCTGGGGGGGGCTGGATACGAGTCAAGATTGACCGACATCAATCGTGTGCATTATGCCATGGCTGGACAAAAAGAGAGTCAGCGTTTCTGCCAGTCGTATTGTTTGAGCTGCCGCTGGAAATTGTCGTCGGAGTCGGGTGGGTCGCTGGAAATTGAACGCTGGCGGGCATTCCCCGGATGCTCATACTGGCCGCCAAAAGTTTCACGGTGCCCACTGCGTTCATATTGCCGGAGTGCTTCGACCTGCTGGCGTTGCCGGGTTTCTTCTTCTGCCGCCTCATATTTGCCCTCTGCATGAACAAGCGTTGCCATCAGTAGAAGAAAACCTTCGAGAAAAAATTTCATGCAAGTCGCGCCTCCTGTAAGACAGACTCGGCAATCCCGTGAAAGTTGCCCCAGGACGGTACGCGCTTCGGGATCACTTTCTCAGCCTGAACTTTGTCCTTTGTAAGTTTCTGAAGATTTGCTCACTATTTCGAAAATGGCCTGGCAATGCTGAGGCAATGATCTGTTAATCCGCCGATACCAGGAAGATTTCAATCATCGCTCGGGATGCTCCAGAAGGCATTGCGCAGCATGACCATCTGGCAGGGTTGAATTTGATTGTCGCCAAACTGGATTGCTTTGTGTTGCATCATCAGCTGCTGATGATCAGCCTCATGTAGGGGAGGCTTCCAGCTCCGTCACCCATTGATCCCATACTGCTGGTTCTGGTGTGATGAGTTCAGGCGTGACATGGATTGCACCACTACCCCATGATGTAGGGCGAAGTCCCACTCAGCTTGATGCGTGATATTGATAATCGGGCAAGTCGACCTTATCGGCGGCAGGCATCGCCACCTTCGTCAGCACCTTCTGGATCCCGGGTTTCGACACGAACCTGAGCGCGGATCTCTGAAATGAGACACCCAGACGACTGTGCGGATGCATTAGCCGCGGTCCGAACTTCGGGACATTCTGCCCCTTCTCGACGAAGGGGCGCATGATGTTTTCATAGCACTTAAATGCCTGTGCAATGTCGTGTGTCTTCGATAGTTCGCCAGCGAGCACATAGGCCCCGACGATCGCGAGGGTGGTGCCGATGCCGCTGAGCGGCGTTGCGCACCATGCCGCATCGCCTGTCAGCGCGATCCGGCCCTTGTGCCATCGTTTCATTCTCACCTGCCGCAGCAGGTCGAAATAGAGGTCTGTCGCGTCTTCGAGCCCATCAAGCACCCGCGGCGCCTCCCAGCCTGCATCGGCGAATCGTTCTTTGAGCCACCTTTTCTGTTCCTGTGCTGACTCCGGCGCTTCGCGAATGGGGGCTTGCAGCGTCAGGACGGCGCGCGTCGTGCCTTTGTTGTCTGGGCGCAGGAAGATGCTCCTGCCTCCGGGTGCGTTGTACCAGCGGGCGTCGGTGCTGTCCCCCGGCCCCTTGGGGATCGTGAAATAACCCATCGTGACGTCCATCCAACGCGGCTAGTTCTCGCCCTTGAAGATCAATTCGCGTGTCAACGATCCTACCCCTTCGGCAACCAGTACGAGATCATATTCCTCGCTCCTGCCGCTCTCGAAGCGCACGTGCGCAGCATGAACATCATCTTCAATCGCAGCGATGGCGTCGCCGAAACGATAGTCAACGCGTTCGTGAACGCTCTCGTACAGCACCCTGGCCAGCTCGCCACGCAGGACTTCCAGCTCGGCCGTAGGGCCGTCTGCCCCCAGTTTACTCAGTTCGAACTTGGCGATGACCTTGCCGTGCTCATCGACGAAGGTCCAGGCGGTTTCTCCGGTTCCATGGGCAGCGACCTTCTCTTCCAGCTCCATGCGTCGTAATACGCTTCGCGCCACACCGCGCACGTCAATGCTCTGACCACCGTCGCGGAACTCCGCTGCCTTTTCGACGACCGTAACGTCGAATCCACCCCTGAGCAGCCACCATGCAAGCGTGTTCGCTGCGACGCTACCACCGGTAACAAGAACTCGTTTCGCCATCACGTGCCTCCTTGATCCTGACTGTCGACAGCAGATACTTGCAGCATCATTCGCGTTTGCTGATCGCTCCGTTTTTCACACTTTAACCAGGGTTCCTGCAGGTGCCTTACCGAAAGAGTCGCAAACCCGCTGGGTGAAAGCGTCGAATGACTTTGTTCCGATGTGGTCTGCGCTTTGTTCGCTATCTACGGGCCATCCATTCCTTGGCTACCACCTTAGCACTGTTTGCCACACTACCGGCTTGTGCTGATTGATGCGCCTTGCGT from Methylobacillus flagellatus KT harbors:
- a CDS encoding putative bifunctional diguanylate cyclase/phosphodiesterase, which gives rise to MKCPSIPPDETERLQALAAYGLDPTRPLPALEPVVKIAARMFDMPVAAINMIGSDHVFFAASIGAGDVDMRRDVSFCAHAINQTNVMVVPDSHLDERFHDNPLVMGPANLSFYAGIPLISPDGHALGALCVIDSQPREFSEEDCERLRELAKMAVDRLELRRLEISTEQSRRPFEEVARNSPTAMVWFDIHRRIVSWNQAAAALHGYAVEEGEGLLVDQLIPERERPTFHRLVEQAVEAGTFDGICMPEAAYGIRKDGSEFELGLSLFCWHEHGQLIFNAHLQDITAKKREEKELHRLATTDLLTGMANRGRFYREVERALVSAEPMAVLMLDLDGFKDVNDTLGHAVGDSILCEIGRRLEDGIGASGLAARIGGDEFAVVLHQIDQPEKAQSIAQSLVKGLAHAILIDHHEIRITASCGVAISPQHAQEALTLIGNADLALFHAKRLGGAQSHVFTPALRMEAVARHLYGLELHRAVHNGEFVLFYQPQIRLSDGALVGAEALIRWRHPERGLLSPAAFLPALENGPLAATIGNWVLDEACAQAAHWRRQGMTDFRMGVNLFGAQFRVDDLAATVISTLERHGLPPSALELEITENIVLEQDEIALESLRSLREAGVGVAFDDFGTGYASLSLLKHYPLSRIKIDRSFVQGILDSPQDRAVINAVIDMARAFSLDTIAEGIETAAQQTALFEMGCSEGQGYFFSKPLSAIQFTDAFGLGQPLSRRA
- a CDS encoding hybrid sensor histidine kinase/response regulator, with the translated sequence MKAPTMHDATPSSMGEDEYQFLLKLSSTIRPLVNTEEIKRCVCKMLCEAMSAERAIYSEISAVGDAMINVSYQTPGIAEIHGKFELDQFGKDLMGRLHMGETLIMQNIQQEASLNAEERQAYASVGVQSYIAVPLIKQSTLMAVLSVNATTPRRWSRRDALLLQKVAERTWETVERARAEHALCLTEMRSQQIFDSIDQGMCIIRMVYDRDGKPIDYIFLHANAAFASQTGLANVIGKGMRELAPHHEQFWFDTYARIDRTSIPERFEHKAEALKRFYEVYGFRIDDPEEHTVCVLFKDISSRIAAEQALLKANKAKDDFLAVVSHELRNPLNLILLNAELLARIPEAQTQPIIQRTAETLSRTVKNLAIVVDDLLDLSRINTGKLALQCHSLHFEPLVRRLITSFQDEAQHNGIALSHALQPNLLIHADAARIEQVIWNLLSNALKFTPSGGAIHVSLSSRDDWAILEVSDTGQGIAAEVLPHVFDMFVQEDSSSSRIKGGLGIGLALVKQIVELHQGKVEACSRGKGTGANFRVFLPLSRTVPAEASQDPSTLNHSVRLLLIEDNQDSADLLSHLLTLEGYQVDVALGGKSGLEMIDTAEYSYDLILSDIDMPDLDGFQLARRLRANEKTVTTPLIAVTGINLQGNCEKLYSAGFDDVVSKPVSVAAIHAALRKQLHRHSG